In Glandiceps talaboti chromosome 6, keGlaTala1.1, whole genome shotgun sequence, one DNA window encodes the following:
- the LOC144437056 gene encoding uncharacterized protein LOC144437056: MVSLVTLPLSLAYHREYQGQAFVENYDDLDCYNCIIEWDTIGLEYINCTIRESCPENLRNIVNQTHGPDATSQSATWLIVRAAWGRNATYEIGVPENLWNEDYEVGDGEGSDMLDDCFECNPEYINLYDTNSVSVYCAAVGGCATRFPKYTGRFAWAPVREITDSKEMVCTMMTLPDGTTTHEHCFLNWASVPIDLSPSSALTDNPPYFGTFVVLNFMVKLMF; the protein is encoded by the exons ATGGTATCATTAGTAACATTACCACTCAGCTTAGCCTATCACCGAGAATATCAAGGCCAAGCTTTCGTTGAAAATTACGATGACCTTGACTGTTACAATTGTATCATTGAATGGGATACGATTGGTCTGGAATACATCAATTGTACAATACGTGAATCGTGTCCGGAGAATCTACGAAATATTGTAAACCAAACACATGGCCCTGATGCAACAAGTCAATCGGCAACATGGTTGATCGTCAGAGCAGCCTGGGGGAGGAACGCCACTTATGAGATCGGCGTACCAGAAAACCTTTGGAATGAGGATTATGAAGTG GGCGATGGCGAAGGTAGCGATATGTTGGATGACTGCTTTGAGTGTAATCCTGAGTATATAAATTTATACGACACCAACAGTGTATCTGTTTATTGTGCG GCTGTGGGTGGATGTGCCACTAGATTTCCCAAATATACAGGACGGTTTGCATGGGCACCAGTGAGAGAGATAACTGACAGTAAAGAGATGGTGTGTACTATGATGACGTTACCCGATGGCACAACAACCCATGAACACTGTTTCCTAAACTGGGCAAGTGTGCCGATTGACTTGAGTCCGTCGTCGGCACTAACAGATAATCCTCCATATtttggtacatttgtagtttTAAATTTTATGGTTAAATTGATGTTTTAG